A single genomic interval of Zingiber officinale cultivar Zhangliang chromosome 4A, Zo_v1.1, whole genome shotgun sequence harbors:
- the LOC121972580 gene encoding uncharacterized protein LOC121972580, whose protein sequence is MAMAMAMAMAMAMATATAAPASSKCYFETSTEKLFELDPEIERTFRALRIQEKTLEDSKSILLHLDIPMADHNRTMKELAAPDEAFKYSCITYPTLAGDFELRSGLIHLLPKFQGLSGEDPNRHLHEFHVVCSTMKPQGISEEDIKLRTFPFSLTRVAKDWLYYLPPGFITSWIDMKKAFLEKFFPTSRTATIKKSICRIQQVVGETLYEYWERFKKLCASCPQHQISEQLLVQYFYEGLLPMDRGMIDTTAGGALVNKTPEQARELILNMAENSQQFGSRALTTRGVGEVQMVSNEQKEIRNSLMELTSLVKQLALNNATQSSIVPNVQFPFKQSEQSFQPYQQFLNQNQQHQFQNQSVQQGLNFTQQVLPASRRLSLTQGGSSNASNSDAQQARLEELMQQILQQQQNQQRTDSAIQNIERQIGQLASSINQIQAQGSSQLPSQTTPNPKGNVSALTLRSGRKVSEFSKEGVAAENFPEIQQQSSSSEEIPEVQNVPTSSSTSIFIDPVNLEHAQGSRSRIPEISSNFSPAEQFPVANPDCSKSGNSRHQNSVQKDIELSIPLPFPQRKIQPRKNIEEERAKEFQELVNLFSKVEVNVPLLTMIKQIPKYAKFLKDLCVHKKKLKGNELISMGKNVSALL, encoded by the exons CTTCGA GACTTCAACAGAAAAATTATTTGAACTTGATCCGGAGATTGAGAGAACCTTCAGGGCATTGAGAATTCAAGAGAAAACTTTAGAAGACTCTAAGAGCATTTTATTACATTTAGATATTCCCATGGCTGATCATAATAGAACCATGAAGGAGCTTGCAGCTCCTGATGAAGCTTTCAAGTACTCATGCATTACTTATCCAACTTTGGCAGGAGATTTTGAGTTAAGATCAGGATTAATCCATTTACTCCCTAAATTTCAAGGGTTATCTGGAGAAGACCCGAACAGACACTTACATGAATTCCATGTGGTTTGTTCTACGATGAAGCCACAGGGTATCTCAGAAGAGGACATCAAGCTAAGGACTTTTCCATTTTCATTAACTAGagtagcaaaagattggttgtactaTTTGCCACCAGGATTTATCACCtcttggattgatatgaagaagGCTTTCTTGGAGAAATTCTTTCCAACTTCTAGGACTGCTACTATCAAGAAGAGTATCTGTAGAATTCAACAAGTGGTAGGGGAGACACTGTATGAATATTGGGAGAGATTCAAGAAGTTATGTGCAAGTTGTCCTCAACATCAAATTAGTGAGCAATTACTAGTCCAATACTTTTATGAGGGTTTATTACCTATGGACAGGGGTATGATAGATACAACAGCTGGAGGAGCTTTAGTGAACAAAACTCCAGAGCAAGCAAGGGAGCTTATCTTGAACATGGCTGAAAATTCACAGCAATTTGGAAGTAGAGCACTCACTACTAGAGGAGTTGGTGAAGTTCAAATGGTTTCTAATGAACAAAAGGAGATAAGGAACTCATTGATGGAATTAACCTCATTGGTAAAACAATTAGCCTTGAACAATGCTACTCAATCTTCTATAGTTCCAAATGTGCAATTTCCATTTAAACAAAGTGAG CAATCATTTCAGCCTTATCAACAGTTTCTAAATCAAAATCAGCAACATCAATTCCAGAATCAGAGTGTTCAACAGGGACTGAATTTTACACAGCAAGTACTTCCAGCATCTAGGAGGTTGAGTTTAACTCAAGGAGGTTCCAGTAATGCTTCTAATTCTGATGCACAGCAAGCCAGATTGGAGGAATTGATGCAACAAATTCTTCAACAGCAACAAAATCAGCAAAGGACAGATTCAGCAATTCAAAATATAGAAAGGCAAATAGGACAATTGGCTTCCAGCATTAATCAGATTCAAGCTCAGGGATCTAGTCAATTGCCATCTCAAACAACTCCTAATCCTAAAGGGAACGTTAGTGCATTGACTTTAAGGAGTGGTAGAAAAGTttcagaattttcaaaagaaGGAGTTGCTGCTGAAAATTTTCCAGAAATCCAGCAACAAAGTTCCAGTAGTGAAGAAATTCCAGAAGTTCAGAATGTGCCAACCTCAAGCTCCACTTCAATTTTCATCGATCCTGTGAATTTGGAGCATGCACAAGGGAGTAGAAGTCGTATTCCGGAAATTTCCAGCAACTTTAGTCCAGCTGAACAGTTTCCAGTAGCAAACCCAGATTGCAGCAAATCTGGAAATTCAAGACATCAAAATTCAGTTCAGAAAGATATCGAGCTAAGTATTCCATTGCCTTTTCCTCAAAGAAAAATTCAACCAAGGAAGAATAtagaagaggaaagagctaaGGAATTTCAAGAGCTTGTTAACTTATTTAGCAAGGTGGAGGTAAATGTTCCTTTACTCACAATGATCAAGCAAATTCCAAAATATGCTAAATTTTTGAAGGATCTTTGTGTGCACAAGAAAAAGTTGAAGGGGAATGAGTTAATTAGCATGGGCAAGAATGTATCTGCACTTCTTTAA